In Comamonas sp. lk, the following proteins share a genomic window:
- a CDS encoding Spy/CpxP family protein refolding chaperone → MTRFRQTLTGAAVATALLASLSLPSFAQTAAPAADKAAATQTAHEQGKHRSDKRGDRQEQMQKRMAQFKADLKLTAAQEAAWTTYASTMKPAGERPARMDREAFAKLTTPQRIDKMRELRAQRNAEMDRRAEATKAFYAQLNADQQKTFDAASLRMHKDHGPRHHGHHGGKPGQERPAPAPAAAK, encoded by the coding sequence ATGACCCGCTTTCGCCAGACTCTCACCGGTGCCGCCGTTGCCACGGCCCTGCTCGCATCTCTGAGCCTGCCCAGCTTTGCCCAGACGGCAGCACCCGCAGCCGACAAAGCTGCCGCCACCCAGACCGCACATGAACAAGGCAAGCATCGCAGCGACAAGCGTGGCGATCGCCAGGAGCAGATGCAAAAGCGCATGGCCCAATTCAAGGCGGATCTGAAGCTCACTGCCGCTCAGGAAGCAGCCTGGACAACGTATGCCAGCACCATGAAACCCGCTGGCGAGCGCCCTGCCCGCATGGACCGCGAAGCCTTTGCCAAGCTGACCACGCCCCAACGTATCGACAAGATGCGTGAACTGCGTGCCCAGCGCAATGCCGAAATGGACCGCCGCGCAGAAGCCACCAAGGCGTTTTACGCCCAGCTCAACGCAGACCAGCAAAAGACCTTTGATGCAGCCAGCCTGCGCATGCACAAGGACCACGGCCCGCGTCACCATGGCCATCATGGTGGCAAGCCCGGACAGGAACGCCCGGCACCCGCACCAGCTGCAGCTAAATAA
- a CDS encoding acyloxyacyl hydrolase, whose translation MLGAFGCTAFAQTAPAQQTSVYLQYGQAEQAAKSWTLGLTLPWRSWSWQLGSGLVTGHWDLWVSRWSAPYQGEDKATWILGAQPVLRWRPSMGQSPWFAEAGLGVSLASNRRYISDHTTFSTRYNFATHIGVGYLFGEQLKNEISLRLAHYSNAGIRQPNPGENFLQLRYARSF comes from the coding sequence ATGCTTGGCGCCTTCGGCTGCACAGCTTTTGCACAAACAGCCCCGGCGCAGCAAACCAGCGTTTACCTGCAGTATGGTCAGGCCGAGCAGGCCGCCAAAAGCTGGACTCTGGGGCTCACCCTGCCCTGGCGCAGCTGGAGCTGGCAACTGGGCTCAGGACTGGTCACAGGCCACTGGGATCTATGGGTCAGCCGCTGGTCTGCTCCCTATCAGGGCGAGGACAAAGCCACCTGGATTCTGGGAGCCCAACCCGTGCTGCGCTGGCGTCCATCCATGGGCCAATCTCCCTGGTTTGCCGAAGCCGGGCTGGGCGTCAGCCTGGCAAGCAACCGCCGCTATATCAGCGATCACACCACGTTCTCCACACGCTACAACTTTGCGACCCACATCGGCGTGGGCTATCTGTTTGGTGAACAGCTGAAAAACGAAATCAGCTTGCGGCTGGCGCACTACTCCAACGCCGGTATCCGACAGCCCAATCCAGGAGAAAACTTTTTGCAACTGCGCTACGCACGCAGCTTTTGA
- a CDS encoding efflux RND transporter periplasmic adaptor subunit: MPERAQFRLAIGVAAMAVAALLAACDSSNAKEDSPKPAAALPKGVLQVRPESMKMLEIAVVADPTGAQTAWAPAHVAFAEDRVASVSVPVTARVVSVNAHVGDMVKAGDVLATLVSPDALRTRYEVAAAKTAHDVAVVESQRQQNMVDKGVGVEVDLRAAQAKLRETSQELSRAQGTAALLGSGGADRIDLRAPRAGIVAERKAIVGSSVEPGSALFMVGDPQSMNVVAEVFETDLPGIRLGSSVTVEIPQLPKPIKGTVRHLGATLDKESRRAAVVVELSEQNSALRPGMQARVGVQLSNQHEMLIPVSAVLIKDESRSVVFVQLDGNRFEARTVNLGRPFRGMVPVISGLKVGEKIVVRGGLLLDGAAAQLL; encoded by the coding sequence ATGCCGGAGCGCGCTCAGTTCAGATTGGCAATCGGTGTGGCGGCCATGGCGGTTGCCGCTCTGCTTGCAGCTTGTGATTCATCGAATGCCAAGGAAGACTCGCCCAAGCCTGCAGCCGCCCTGCCCAAGGGCGTGCTGCAAGTCAGGCCCGAGTCCATGAAGATGCTGGAGATTGCCGTGGTGGCCGATCCCACCGGAGCGCAAACGGCCTGGGCTCCGGCACATGTGGCTTTTGCGGAAGATCGCGTGGCCTCGGTTTCCGTTCCCGTGACGGCACGTGTGGTCAGCGTCAATGCGCACGTGGGAGATATGGTCAAGGCCGGCGATGTGCTGGCCACCCTGGTCAGCCCTGATGCGCTGCGCACACGCTATGAAGTGGCCGCAGCCAAGACCGCGCACGATGTGGCGGTGGTCGAATCCCAGCGCCAGCAAAACATGGTCGACAAAGGGGTGGGTGTGGAAGTGGATCTGCGTGCTGCGCAGGCCAAGCTGCGCGAGACATCACAAGAGCTTTCTCGCGCGCAGGGTACAGCTGCATTGCTGGGCTCCGGTGGTGCTGATCGCATTGATCTGCGTGCTCCTCGTGCTGGCATTGTCGCGGAGCGAAAAGCCATCGTAGGCTCCTCGGTAGAGCCCGGTTCCGCGCTGTTCATGGTGGGCGATCCTCAGTCCATGAACGTGGTGGCCGAAGTGTTTGAAACAGACCTGCCCGGCATTCGCCTGGGCAGTTCGGTGACGGTGGAAATACCACAGTTGCCCAAGCCGATCAAAGGAACCGTGCGCCACCTGGGGGCCACGCTGGACAAGGAATCCCGCCGTGCCGCCGTGGTGGTGGAGCTGAGCGAGCAGAACTCCGCATTGCGCCCCGGCATGCAGGCCCGTGTGGGCGTGCAACTGTCCAATCAGCATGAGATGCTGATTCCCGTCTCGGCGGTGCTGATCAAGGACGAAAGCCGCAGCGTGGTGTTTGTGCAGCTCGACGGCAACCGATTCGAGGCCCGAACGGTCAACCTGGGTCGTCCATTTCGGGGCATGGTGCCTGTGATCTCCGGCCTCAAGGTGGGCGAGAAAATTGTGGTGCGTGGCGGTCTGCTGCTGGATGGCGCTGCGGCGCAGTTGCTGTAA
- the dinG gene encoding ATP-dependent DNA helicase DinG, which translates to MHEKKWAQEALNSFDAVVGAMPGFRNREGQRKMAAQIAQTLSQAQLGKVDEDGPEPKKAIAVVQAGTGVGKSLAYSIPAISMALSRGTRVLISTATVALQEQLVNKDLPALAEKLEQPFKFALAKGRGRFVCKLKLERLASTGETHDEADDLFGEEEAQARASRPQHELQARMQFYKSMADALATEAWNGDRDALETPPEAEAWSPVAAESASCTGKHCPAFSNCVYYERRKDLVAAQVIVANHDLLLSSLGSKLLPELDNCLLVLDEAHHLPATALDQFAGEMDLSRLGWIDKLASRALRVNAVAEVEELADVPKHASGLRQQMQEMARLVMEQYGEALKSQKDSYGPARVRANRGLLPEPLLEPLSQIAHHADGFLDALRAVSKALRAEIKDKPEEARRLSTIYAQVGALAPRLEAIFNTTQLLLQQSQDEADSKPVPNAKWFTLETDGEYIVVKAHASPIQPGSTLRQHLWSQVRGAVLTSATLTSCGHFDFFLREAGLANDAAVTTLEVPSPFDYARQGTLVARETVSDPREAARFTEEMVEALLTDLSRVQAGALVLFTSREQMRQAVEALSTHMRNQVLVQTALPRPTLLARHRDAVELGEPSIIFGMQSFGEGLDLPGALCESLFITKLPFAPPDDPVGEARAEWLRSSGRNPFNELVVPATAIRLAQWVGRAIRTEEDRAHVYCYDKRLTGTSYGQQLINGLPPFTLQRQPVR; encoded by the coding sequence ATGCATGAAAAAAAGTGGGCTCAAGAGGCCTTGAATTCCTTTGATGCCGTGGTCGGAGCCATGCCAGGTTTCCGAAATCGTGAGGGGCAGCGAAAAATGGCCGCCCAGATCGCACAGACCCTGAGCCAGGCCCAGCTGGGAAAAGTGGATGAAGATGGGCCCGAGCCCAAAAAAGCCATTGCCGTCGTCCAAGCCGGCACCGGTGTGGGCAAATCGCTGGCCTACAGCATTCCGGCCATCAGCATGGCTTTGTCACGCGGTACGCGGGTGTTGATTTCCACAGCCACGGTGGCATTGCAGGAACAGCTGGTGAACAAGGATTTGCCAGCCTTGGCCGAGAAGCTGGAACAGCCTTTCAAATTCGCCCTGGCCAAGGGGCGCGGCCGCTTTGTCTGCAAGCTCAAGCTGGAGCGCCTGGCCAGTACCGGCGAAACCCATGACGAAGCCGACGACCTGTTTGGCGAAGAGGAGGCTCAGGCCCGCGCCAGTCGTCCGCAGCACGAGTTGCAGGCGCGCATGCAGTTCTACAAATCCATGGCCGATGCGCTGGCAACCGAAGCCTGGAATGGAGACAGGGACGCGCTGGAAACGCCGCCCGAAGCCGAGGCCTGGAGCCCTGTTGCAGCCGAATCAGCCTCTTGCACCGGCAAGCATTGCCCGGCCTTCAGCAATTGCGTCTATTACGAGCGACGCAAGGATCTGGTGGCCGCTCAAGTCATTGTGGCCAACCATGATTTGCTGCTTTCATCGCTAGGCTCCAAGCTGCTGCCGGAGCTGGACAACTGCCTGCTGGTGCTCGATGAAGCCCACCATCTGCCTGCCACGGCTCTGGACCAGTTTGCCGGCGAGATGGACTTGTCGCGCCTGGGCTGGATAGACAAGCTGGCCAGCCGCGCCCTGCGGGTCAATGCCGTGGCCGAGGTGGAAGAGCTGGCCGATGTGCCCAAGCATGCCAGCGGGCTGCGCCAGCAGATGCAGGAGATGGCCAGGCTGGTGATGGAGCAGTACGGAGAGGCCCTCAAATCGCAAAAGGACAGCTATGGCCCTGCCAGGGTACGAGCCAACCGCGGCCTGCTGCCAGAGCCGCTGCTGGAGCCTTTGAGCCAGATTGCCCACCATGCCGACGGCTTTCTGGATGCGCTGCGCGCCGTCTCCAAGGCCTTGCGGGCAGAGATCAAGGACAAGCCCGAGGAAGCACGTCGACTATCCACCATTTACGCCCAGGTCGGCGCCCTGGCGCCTCGCCTGGAAGCCATCTTCAACACCACCCAGTTGCTGCTGCAGCAATCGCAGGACGAGGCAGACAGCAAGCCTGTGCCCAATGCCAAGTGGTTCACGCTGGAGACGGATGGCGAATACATCGTCGTCAAGGCCCATGCCAGCCCGATACAGCCCGGCTCCACCCTGCGCCAGCATCTCTGGTCCCAGGTGCGCGGTGCGGTGCTCACATCGGCCACGCTGACCAGTTGCGGGCATTTCGATTTCTTTTTGCGCGAGGCCGGCCTTGCGAACGACGCGGCCGTCACCACGCTGGAAGTGCCCAGCCCCTTTGACTATGCCCGCCAAGGCACGCTCGTGGCCCGGGAAACGGTCTCAGACCCGCGTGAAGCGGCCCGCTTTACCGAGGAGATGGTGGAGGCCCTGCTGACCGATCTGAGCCGCGTACAGGCCGGCGCGCTGGTCCTGTTCACCTCACGTGAGCAAATGCGCCAGGCGGTGGAGGCACTATCGACCCATATGCGCAACCAGGTGCTGGTACAGACCGCCCTGCCCCGCCCCACGTTGCTGGCTCGCCACCGCGATGCCGTGGAACTGGGCGAGCCTTCCATCATCTTTGGCATGCAGTCGTTTGGTGAGGGCCTGGATCTGCCCGGTGCTTTGTGCGAATCCCTGTTCATCACCAAGCTGCCTTTTGCCCCGCCCGACGACCCGGTGGGTGAAGCGCGAGCCGAGTGGCTGCGCAGCAGCGGCCGCAATCCCTTCAACGAACTGGTGGTGCCTGCCACCGCCATTCGCCTGGCCCAATGGGTGGGCCGCGCCATCCGTACCGAGGAAGATCGTGCCCATGTCTACTGCTACGACAAGCGGCTGACCGGCACCAGCTATGGCCAGCAGCTGATCAACGGCTTGCCGCCTTTTACCTTGCAGCGTCAGCCCGTGCGATAA